One window from the genome of Elaeis guineensis isolate ETL-2024a chromosome 5, EG11, whole genome shotgun sequence encodes:
- the LOC105044867 gene encoding protein PIN-LIKES 6 isoform X1, producing MERSLLEIIMDGRSGREESILASMKFAVLPIAKVFTMCFMGFLMASKHVNILPANGRKLLNGLVFSLLLPCLIFSQLGRAITLQKLVEWWFIPVNVILGTISGSLVGLIVASIVRPPYPYFKFTIIHIGIGNIGNIPLVLIAALCRDKSNPFGDSSKCSQDGNAYISFGQWVGAIVLYTYVFQMLAPPPGETFDGAEEENLPTKNPVNGATPEQVPLLTSEEPGTTRLESSKQGKVLCSWWSNLLVIVRRECSLRNFCILKDLFWSVTNHDV from the exons ATGGAGCGCTCTCTTTTGGAAATTATTATGGATGGCCGGAGTGGCCGAGAAGAATCAATCTTAGCATCGATGAAATTTGCTGTTCTACCAATTGCAAAGGTTTTTACCATGTGCTTTATGGGATTTCTGATGGCCTCCAAGCATGTCAACATTCTTCCTGCAAATGGCCGGAAGCTTCTTAATGGG CtagtcttttctcttcttcttccttgcctGATATTCTCTCAACTTGGACGGGCAATCACTTTGCAAAAATTGGTAGAatg GTGGTTTATCCCTGTTAATGTCATTTTGGGAACGATATCAGGGTCGCTAGTTGGTCTCATTGTTGCATCCATTGTTCGTCCCCCATATCCATACTTCAAGTTCACCATTATACATATTGGGATTG GGAACATTGGAAATATACCTCTTGTTCTGATTGCAGCTCTATGCCGAGACAAATCCAACCCTTTTGGTGACTCTAGCAAATGTAGCCAAGATGGGAATGCTTACATCTCTTTTGGTCAGTGG GTTGGTGCAATTGTTCTGTACACTTATGTATTTCAGATGCTTGCACCACCACCTGGTGAAACCTTTGATGGCGCTGAAGAGGAGAACCTGCCAACTAAGAACCCTGTCAACGGCGCTACACCTGAACAGGTGCCTTTGCTAACTTCTGAAGAGCCTGGGACAACAAGGTTGGAATCTTCAAAACAAGGAAAA GTATTATGTTCTTGGTGGTCAAATTTACTGGTTATAGTTAGAAGGGAATGCTCTTTACGGAATTTCTGTATTTTAAAAGATTTGTTTTGGTCTGTCACAAATCATGATGTTTAG
- the LOC105044867 gene encoding protein PIN-LIKES 6 isoform X2 translates to MERSLLEIIMDGRSGREESILASMKFAVLPIAKVFTMCFMGFLMASKHVNILPANGRKLLNGLVFSLLLPCLIFSQLGRAITLQKLVEWWFIPVNVILGTISGSLVGLIVASIVRPPYPYFKFTIIHIGIGNIGNIPLVLIAALCRDKSNPFGDSSKCSQDGNAYISFGQWVGAIVLYTYVFQMLAPPPGETFDGAEEENLPTKNPVNGATPEQVPLLTSEEPGTTRLESSKQGKVSQVRIKEKVVVG, encoded by the exons ATGGAGCGCTCTCTTTTGGAAATTATTATGGATGGCCGGAGTGGCCGAGAAGAATCAATCTTAGCATCGATGAAATTTGCTGTTCTACCAATTGCAAAGGTTTTTACCATGTGCTTTATGGGATTTCTGATGGCCTCCAAGCATGTCAACATTCTTCCTGCAAATGGCCGGAAGCTTCTTAATGGG CtagtcttttctcttcttcttccttgcctGATATTCTCTCAACTTGGACGGGCAATCACTTTGCAAAAATTGGTAGAatg GTGGTTTATCCCTGTTAATGTCATTTTGGGAACGATATCAGGGTCGCTAGTTGGTCTCATTGTTGCATCCATTGTTCGTCCCCCATATCCATACTTCAAGTTCACCATTATACATATTGGGATTG GGAACATTGGAAATATACCTCTTGTTCTGATTGCAGCTCTATGCCGAGACAAATCCAACCCTTTTGGTGACTCTAGCAAATGTAGCCAAGATGGGAATGCTTACATCTCTTTTGGTCAGTGG GTTGGTGCAATTGTTCTGTACACTTATGTATTTCAGATGCTTGCACCACCACCTGGTGAAACCTTTGATGGCGCTGAAGAGGAGAACCTGCCAACTAAGAACCCTGTCAACGGCGCTACACCTGAACAGGTGCCTTTGCTAACTTCTGAAGAGCCTGGGACAACAAGGTTGGAATCTTCAAAACAAGGAAAA